A window of the Brassica napus cultivar Da-Ae chromosome A2, Da-Ae, whole genome shotgun sequence genome harbors these coding sequences:
- the LOC125575045 gene encoding pre-mRNA-splicing factor ATP-dependent RNA helicase DEAH10-like isoform X2, protein MTSTAQGELKQNPKSPVDSGFSMRRQKIAEHRKSLPIASVEKSLIEEVQKNDILIIVGETELPQFLFNAGFCRGGKMVGISQPSCIAAVTVAKRVAEECDVQLGQRVGYSIMFDDTTCSSTSLKYMTDALLLREALVDPLLSRYSVIIVDEAHERTVHTDVLLALLKKVQLDRSKAANETSEIGNKGLEVQAKTNVSPLKLIIMSASLDDARVFSEYYGGAKALHVQGRRQFTVDILYTVHPETDYYVDAALVITIFQIHLEEKPGDILVFLTGQDEIESVERLVKERLEHLPEDKRKLLPLPIFSSDQLMTVSAPAPIGFRKVVLATSIAETSITIPGIRYVVDPGCVKARTYDPSKGMETLDVVPASKTQALQRSGRAGREGPGKCFRLYREREFEKMEDSTKPEIKRCNLSNVILQLKALGYDDIFGFDFIDKPSRSAIVKALAELRLLGALTDDCKLEEPAGDQMARLPVDPVYSRALILANQSYCLEEMLITVAMLSVESIFCDPPREKREEARTSRNHFASVEGDHLTYLGVYRESNEFLEAENSEAEVDEILRKWCKDNFVNSRSLKHARDIYRQIRGSVEQMGFNVSSSGNDMLEYRRCLAASFFLKAAQRQMDGTYRALESGEIVHIHPTSVLFRSKPECVIFNELMQTSKKYIKNLTRIDPLWLAPHHYNTEE, encoded by the exons ATGACATCAACGGCGCAAGGAGAACTCAAACAGAACCCTAAATCTCCAGTTGATTCTGGCTTCAG CATGAGGAGGCAGAAGATAGCAGAACATAGAAAGTCTCTTCCTATTGCTTCAG TGGAGAAAAGTCTTATTGAGGAGGTTCAAAAGAATGATATTCTGATTATTGTTGGTGAAACCG AGTTGCCTCAGTTTCTGTTCAATGCTGGATTCTGTCGGGGAGGAAAGATGGTAGGGATATCACAGCCGAGTTGTATCGCTGCTGTGACTGTTGCTAAAAGGGTAGCTGAGGAGTGTGATGTTCAATTAGGCCAAAGGGTTGGTTACTCTATTATGTTTGATGATACTACTTGTAGCTCCACGAGCTTAAAATACATGACTGATGCTTTATTGTTGAG agaaGCCTTGGTGGATCCGCTTCTTTCTAGATATTCAGTCATTATTGTCGATGAAGCCCACGAGAGGACTGTTCATACTGATGTTCTACTGGCCTTGCTTAAAAAGGTGCAGCTGGATCGGTCAAAGGCTGCTAACGAGACAAGTGAGATTGGCAATAAAGGGTTAGAAGTACAAGCAAAAACAAATGTATCTCCGTTAAAGCTGATAATCATGTCTGCAAGTTTGGATGATGCACGTGTATTCTCTGAGTATTACGGTGGTGCCAAAGCTCTTCATGTGCAAGGGAGGAGACAGTTTACTGTGGACATTCTTTACACTGTTCATCCTGAAACAGATTATTATGTTGATGCAGCTTTGGTCATCACTATATTTCAG attCATTTGGAGGAGAAGCCAGGTGATATACTTGTTTTCCTCACTGGACAAGATGAGATTGAATCTGTTGAAAGACTTGTCAAAGAAAGACTTGAGCATTTACCTGAAGACAAGAGGAAGCTACTTCCACTGCCTATCTTTTCATCAGATCAGCTGATGACAGTTTCAGCTCCTGCGCCTATTGGTTTCCGTAAG GTGGTTTTGGCCACAAGTATAGCGGAGACATCGATTACAATTCCTGGAATAAGATATGTGGTAGACCCTGGGTGTGTTAAGGCACGAACCTATGATCCTAGCAAAGGAATGGAGACGCTTGATGTTGTTCCAGCATCAAAAACACAGGCTCTTCAAAGAAG tgGGCGTGCAGGACGTGAGGGTCCTGGCAAATGTTTTCGTCTTTATCGTGAGAGGGAATTTGAGAAGATGGAGGATTCAACCAAACCAGAGATCAAGAGATGCAATCTCTCTAATGTCATTTTGCAGCTCAAGGCTCTGGGATATGATGATATTTTTGGATTTGATTTTATAGATAAACCATCAAG GAGCGCCATTGTAAAAGCATTGGCGGAGTTGCGCTTGCTTGGTGCCTTGACGGATGATTGCAAACTAGAAGAACCGGCTGGTGATCAAATGGCACGGCTCCCAGTAGATCCAGTTTACTCAAGAGCTCTAATTTTGGCGAATCAGTCCTACTGTCTTGAGGAAATGTTAATCACTGTTGCAATGCTCTCTGTGGAATCCATATTTTGTGATCCTCCTcgtgagaagagagaagag GCAAGAACTTCAAGAAACCACTTTGCTAGCGTTGAAGGGGATCATTTAACTTATCTTGGTGTTTATCGAGAGTCGAATGAGTTCTTGGAGGCGGAAAACAGTGAAGCCGAAGTTGatgaaattttgagaaaatggtGTAAGGACAACTTCGTGAATAGCCGTTCCTTGAAACATGCTCGTGACATTTATAG ACAAATTCGTGGGAGCGTTGAACAGATGGGTTTTAATGTGTCTTCATCCGGCAATGACATGCTTGAGTACCGTAGATGTCTTGCTGCATCGTTTTTCCTTAAAGCAGCTCAGAGACAAATGGATGGTACATACAG GGCTTTGGAAAGTGGTGAGATTGTGCACATCCACCCAACTTCTGTTTTGTTCCGTTCCAAACCAGAGTGTGTTATCTTCAACGAGCTTATGCAAACCAGCAAAAAGTACATCAAGAACCTGACAAGAATTGATCCCTTATGGTTGGCTCCTCATCATTACAACACAGAAGAGTGA
- the LOC125575045 gene encoding pre-mRNA-splicing factor ATP-dependent RNA helicase DEAH10-like isoform X1 yields the protein MTSTAQGELKQNPKSPVDSGFSMRRQKIAEHRKSLPIASVEKSLIEEVQKNDILIIVGETGSYLIINSQLVSGPSCIICFFLLLTELPQFLFNAGFCRGGKMVGISQPSCIAAVTVAKRVAEECDVQLGQRVGYSIMFDDTTCSSTSLKYMTDALLLREALVDPLLSRYSVIIVDEAHERTVHTDVLLALLKKVQLDRSKAANETSEIGNKGLEVQAKTNVSPLKLIIMSASLDDARVFSEYYGGAKALHVQGRRQFTVDILYTVHPETDYYVDAALVITIFQIHLEEKPGDILVFLTGQDEIESVERLVKERLEHLPEDKRKLLPLPIFSSDQLMTVSAPAPIGFRKVVLATSIAETSITIPGIRYVVDPGCVKARTYDPSKGMETLDVVPASKTQALQRSGRAGREGPGKCFRLYREREFEKMEDSTKPEIKRCNLSNVILQLKALGYDDIFGFDFIDKPSRSAIVKALAELRLLGALTDDCKLEEPAGDQMARLPVDPVYSRALILANQSYCLEEMLITVAMLSVESIFCDPPREKREEARTSRNHFASVEGDHLTYLGVYRESNEFLEAENSEAEVDEILRKWCKDNFVNSRSLKHARDIYRQIRGSVEQMGFNVSSSGNDMLEYRRCLAASFFLKAAQRQMDGTYRALESGEIVHIHPTSVLFRSKPECVIFNELMQTSKKYIKNLTRIDPLWLAPHHYNTEE from the exons ATGACATCAACGGCGCAAGGAGAACTCAAACAGAACCCTAAATCTCCAGTTGATTCTGGCTTCAG CATGAGGAGGCAGAAGATAGCAGAACATAGAAAGTCTCTTCCTATTGCTTCAG TGGAGAAAAGTCTTATTGAGGAGGTTCAAAAGAATGATATTCTGATTATTGTTGGTGAAACCGGTAGTTACCTTATTATCAATTCTCAACTAGTTTCTGGACCAAGTTGCATCATATGTTTTTTCTTGCTTTTGACAGAGTTGCCTCAGTTTCTGTTCAATGCTGGATTCTGTCGGGGAGGAAAGATGGTAGGGATATCACAGCCGAGTTGTATCGCTGCTGTGACTGTTGCTAAAAGGGTAGCTGAGGAGTGTGATGTTCAATTAGGCCAAAGGGTTGGTTACTCTATTATGTTTGATGATACTACTTGTAGCTCCACGAGCTTAAAATACATGACTGATGCTTTATTGTTGAG agaaGCCTTGGTGGATCCGCTTCTTTCTAGATATTCAGTCATTATTGTCGATGAAGCCCACGAGAGGACTGTTCATACTGATGTTCTACTGGCCTTGCTTAAAAAGGTGCAGCTGGATCGGTCAAAGGCTGCTAACGAGACAAGTGAGATTGGCAATAAAGGGTTAGAAGTACAAGCAAAAACAAATGTATCTCCGTTAAAGCTGATAATCATGTCTGCAAGTTTGGATGATGCACGTGTATTCTCTGAGTATTACGGTGGTGCCAAAGCTCTTCATGTGCAAGGGAGGAGACAGTTTACTGTGGACATTCTTTACACTGTTCATCCTGAAACAGATTATTATGTTGATGCAGCTTTGGTCATCACTATATTTCAG attCATTTGGAGGAGAAGCCAGGTGATATACTTGTTTTCCTCACTGGACAAGATGAGATTGAATCTGTTGAAAGACTTGTCAAAGAAAGACTTGAGCATTTACCTGAAGACAAGAGGAAGCTACTTCCACTGCCTATCTTTTCATCAGATCAGCTGATGACAGTTTCAGCTCCTGCGCCTATTGGTTTCCGTAAG GTGGTTTTGGCCACAAGTATAGCGGAGACATCGATTACAATTCCTGGAATAAGATATGTGGTAGACCCTGGGTGTGTTAAGGCACGAACCTATGATCCTAGCAAAGGAATGGAGACGCTTGATGTTGTTCCAGCATCAAAAACACAGGCTCTTCAAAGAAG tgGGCGTGCAGGACGTGAGGGTCCTGGCAAATGTTTTCGTCTTTATCGTGAGAGGGAATTTGAGAAGATGGAGGATTCAACCAAACCAGAGATCAAGAGATGCAATCTCTCTAATGTCATTTTGCAGCTCAAGGCTCTGGGATATGATGATATTTTTGGATTTGATTTTATAGATAAACCATCAAG GAGCGCCATTGTAAAAGCATTGGCGGAGTTGCGCTTGCTTGGTGCCTTGACGGATGATTGCAAACTAGAAGAACCGGCTGGTGATCAAATGGCACGGCTCCCAGTAGATCCAGTTTACTCAAGAGCTCTAATTTTGGCGAATCAGTCCTACTGTCTTGAGGAAATGTTAATCACTGTTGCAATGCTCTCTGTGGAATCCATATTTTGTGATCCTCCTcgtgagaagagagaagag GCAAGAACTTCAAGAAACCACTTTGCTAGCGTTGAAGGGGATCATTTAACTTATCTTGGTGTTTATCGAGAGTCGAATGAGTTCTTGGAGGCGGAAAACAGTGAAGCCGAAGTTGatgaaattttgagaaaatggtGTAAGGACAACTTCGTGAATAGCCGTTCCTTGAAACATGCTCGTGACATTTATAG ACAAATTCGTGGGAGCGTTGAACAGATGGGTTTTAATGTGTCTTCATCCGGCAATGACATGCTTGAGTACCGTAGATGTCTTGCTGCATCGTTTTTCCTTAAAGCAGCTCAGAGACAAATGGATGGTACATACAG GGCTTTGGAAAGTGGTGAGATTGTGCACATCCACCCAACTTCTGTTTTGTTCCGTTCCAAACCAGAGTGTGTTATCTTCAACGAGCTTATGCAAACCAGCAAAAAGTACATCAAGAACCTGACAAGAATTGATCCCTTATGGTTGGCTCCTCATCATTACAACACAGAAGAGTGA